The proteins below are encoded in one region of Segatella copri:
- a CDS encoding smalltalk protein, with amino-acid sequence MKKETWKQIFQIVLTILTALGTTLGVTSCMGV; translated from the coding sequence ATGAAGAAAGAAACTTGGAAACAGATTTTTCAGATTGTACTCACAATCTTGACGGCGCTCGGCACTACCCTCGGAGTAACATCATGCATGGGGGTATAA
- a CDS encoding HU family DNA-binding protein: MATKGTLKYRKVTRTPQSGPNKNKQMYYATAVTDREMNFEEFVTHISEHNSPYSRGTVHGVLMDTLDCLQELILDGKSVRLSDLGLFSIGMTSRAEDTKDKVSAASVEGVHLIVRNTKTWSNAELRKKCRIEEYDTYGNTTDEGSVPGDGKDNDGGGSSTPSGGSTPSGGDSGTTAPDGGDGLE, from the coding sequence ATGGCAACAAAAGGAACATTGAAGTATCGTAAAGTAACTCGCACTCCTCAGAGCGGACCTAACAAGAACAAGCAGATGTATTACGCAACTGCTGTAACTGACCGTGAGATGAACTTCGAGGAGTTTGTAACTCACATCTCGGAGCACAACTCTCCTTACAGCCGAGGCACCGTACACGGCGTATTGATGGATACGCTCGACTGCCTGCAGGAGCTCATCCTCGATGGCAAGAGCGTACGTCTCTCCGACCTGGGTCTCTTCTCCATCGGTATGACATCACGTGCCGAGGATACCAAGGACAAGGTATCGGCAGCGAGCGTGGAGGGCGTACACCTCATCGTGCGTAACACCAAGACTTGGAGCAACGCTGAACTGCGCAAGAAATGCCGCATAGAGGAGTATGACACCTACGGCAACACTACCGACGAGGGCTCTGTGCCGGGCGACGGCAAGGACAACGACGGAGGCGGCAGCTCTACCCCTAGCGGCGGCTCTACCCCTAGCGGCGGCGACAGCGGCACTACCGCTCCTGACGGCGGCGATGGACTGGAGTAA
- a CDS encoding DUF4295 domain-containing protein produces the protein MAKKAVATLHEGNMDGRAYTKVIKMVKSPKTGAYVFDEKMVPNEAVKDFFKD, from the coding sequence ATGGCAAAGAAAGCGGTCGCTACCCTCCACGAAGGTAACATGGATGGTCGCGCATATACAAAGGTTATCAAGATGGTTAAGAGCCCTAAGACTGGTGCATACGTTTTCGATGAGAAGATGGTACCAAACGAGGCTGTTAAGGATTTCTTCAAGGATTAA
- the rpmG gene encoding 50S ribosomal protein L33 — protein MAKKAKGNRVQVILECTEHKNSGMPGTSRYVTTKNRKNTPERLELMKYNPILKKMTLHKEIK, from the coding sequence ATGGCAAAGAAAGCAAAAGGTAATAGAGTACAGGTTATCCTCGAGTGCACTGAACACAAGAACAGTGGTATGCCAGGTACAAGCCGTTACGTGACTACAAAGAATCGTAAGAACACTCCTGAGCGTCTTGAGTTGATGAAGTACAACCCAATCCTTAAGAAGATGACTCTTCACAAGGAGATTAAGTAA
- the rpmB gene encoding 50S ribosomal protein L28: MSKICQITGKKAQLGCNVSHSKHRTKRSFDVNLFSKKFYYVEEGCWISLKISAAGLRLINKVGLDAALNQAVKKGYVDWKDIKVIGE; the protein is encoded by the coding sequence ATGTCTAAGATTTGTCAAATTACAGGTAAGAAGGCACAGTTAGGTTGCAATGTGTCTCACTCAAAGCACCGTACAAAGAGAAGCTTTGATGTTAACCTCTTCAGCAAGAAATTCTACTATGTAGAAGAGGGTTGCTGGATCAGCCTCAAGATCAGTGCTGCTGGTCTTCGTCTTATTAATAAGGTAGGTCTCGATGCTGCTTTGAATCAGGCAGTAAAGAAGGGCTACGTAGATTGGAAGGACATTAAAGTTATAGGAGAATAA
- a CDS encoding CinA family protein has product MEFETKILSKGIQEMLYNSDKTVGTAESCTGGRIAEALISVPGASNYFKGGVISYTNEVKENLLGVSHEVLEEQTAVCEEVAREMVLGTIKTLNVDFAISATGVAGPTGGTPAIPVGTIYVGYGDKNDVRVVKLTEDFGRDINLAIATNTALKGMLEFLKEHTEELKKEA; this is encoded by the coding sequence ATGGAATTTGAAACAAAGATATTGAGCAAGGGCATCCAGGAGATGCTTTACAATAGTGACAAGACAGTAGGCACAGCAGAGAGCTGCACAGGCGGTCGTATCGCCGAGGCGCTGATTTCTGTGCCAGGTGCCAGCAATTACTTCAAGGGTGGTGTAATAAGCTACACCAACGAGGTAAAGGAGAATCTTTTGGGCGTGAGCCATGAGGTCCTGGAGGAGCAGACTGCCGTTTGCGAGGAAGTGGCAAGGGAGATGGTGCTTGGCACAATCAAGACCCTGAATGTAGACTTCGCCATTTCAGCAACGGGTGTGGCTGGTCCAACGGGTGGAACTCCAGCCATTCCTGTGGGCACAATCTATGTAGGTTATGGCGATAAGAACGATGTTCGCGTGGTAAAACTCACCGAAGATTTCGGACGCGACATCAACCTTGCAATTGCCACAAATACAGCGCTTAAAGGCATGCTCGAATTCTTGAAAGAACATACTGAAGAACTTAAAAAAGAGGCTTAA
- the tsaD gene encoding tRNA (adenosine(37)-N6)-threonylcarbamoyltransferase complex transferase subunit TsaD → MKYIYILGIESSCDDTSAAVLKNGVLLSNVTASQEVHKAYGGVVPELASRAHQQNVVPVVDQAIARAGIKKEDLSAVAFTRGPGLMGSLLVGVSFAKGFARSLNIPMIDVNHLQGHVMAHFIKESDDDQSAPPFPFICLLVSGGNSQIVKVNAYNDMEVLGQTIDDAAGEAIDKCAKVLEWGYPGGPVVDKYARQGNPKAFSFSEPHIPGLNYSFSGFKTSFLYSLRKWVAADPDFVEKNKYDLAASIEFTIVDILMKKLRMAVKQTGIKHVAVAGGVSANNGLRNAFHDHAKRFGWTIYIPKFSYTTDNAAMIGCVGTFKYRDGEFATIDLPAYSKVTFK, encoded by the coding sequence ATGAAGTATATATATATATTAGGTATAGAGAGCAGCTGCGACGATACCTCTGCAGCAGTGCTCAAGAATGGTGTGCTGCTGAGCAATGTAACCGCCTCTCAGGAGGTTCACAAGGCTTATGGCGGTGTTGTTCCGGAGTTGGCTTCCCGTGCCCACCAGCAGAATGTGGTTCCTGTCGTTGACCAGGCCATCGCGCGTGCCGGCATCAAGAAGGAAGATCTTTCAGCCGTAGCCTTCACCCGTGGTCCGGGTCTGATGGGCTCGCTCCTTGTGGGTGTAAGTTTTGCTAAGGGATTCGCCCGTTCGCTCAATATTCCGATGATTGATGTAAACCATCTGCAGGGTCATGTGATGGCTCATTTCATCAAGGAGAGCGATGATGACCAGAGTGCACCTCCATTCCCGTTCATCTGTCTTCTCGTGAGCGGTGGAAATTCGCAGATTGTAAAGGTGAATGCCTACAACGATATGGAAGTGCTGGGACAGACCATCGACGATGCGGCTGGCGAGGCTATTGACAAGTGCGCCAAGGTACTGGAGTGGGGGTATCCTGGTGGTCCTGTCGTAGACAAGTATGCACGCCAGGGCAATCCGAAGGCATTCAGTTTCTCTGAGCCTCATATTCCGGGTTTGAATTACAGTTTCTCCGGCTTCAAGACAAGTTTCCTCTACAGCTTGCGCAAATGGGTGGCTGCTGATCCTGATTTTGTTGAGAAGAACAAGTACGATCTGGCTGCCAGCATAGAGTTTACCATCGTTGATATTCTGATGAAGAAGCTCCGCATGGCTGTCAAGCAGACCGGCATCAAGCATGTGGCTGTAGCTGGAGGTGTGAGTGCCAATAATGGTTTGCGCAACGCTTTCCACGATCATGCCAAGCGCTTCGGCTGGACTATCTACATCCCTAAGTTCAGCTATACTACCGATAATGCGGCGATGATAGGCTGCGTGGGAACCTTCAAGTATCGTGATGGTGAGTTTGCAACCATCGACTTGCCAGCCTATAGTAAAGTAACATTTAAGTAA
- the map gene encoding type I methionyl aminopeptidase, whose product MIKKKRWHCLPGQPLTELDKQVMFWENKGKLVPTRDLIKTPEQIEGIRKSGVVNTGCLDAVAEMIRPGINTQEIDDLCMQYCKDHNAIPACLNYEGYPKSVCTSINEVVCHGIPKEEDVLEEGDIINVDMTTIVDGYYADASRMFIVGGKTTPEKEQLVRVAKECLEIGMEVAKPYSFVGDIGHAIEKHCKKYGYGVVRDLCGHGVGCQFHEEPEVLHYGHRGTGMLLVPGMVFTIEPMINMGTWQVFLDADDPYGWEVITGDEKPSAQWEHTLVMTETGVEVLTY is encoded by the coding sequence ATGATTAAGAAGAAAAGATGGCATTGCTTGCCAGGTCAGCCTCTTACAGAGCTCGACAAGCAGGTAATGTTTTGGGAAAACAAGGGTAAACTTGTTCCTACCCGTGACTTGATTAAAACTCCAGAACAGATAGAAGGCATCCGCAAGAGTGGTGTCGTAAACACCGGTTGTCTTGATGCGGTAGCCGAGATGATCCGTCCGGGAATCAACACCCAGGAGATTGATGATCTCTGCATGCAGTATTGTAAGGATCATAATGCCATTCCTGCGTGTCTCAATTACGAAGGCTATCCTAAGAGCGTTTGTACCTCTATCAACGAAGTGGTTTGCCATGGTATTCCTAAGGAAGAGGATGTGCTCGAAGAGGGCGATATCATCAATGTGGACATGACAACCATCGTAGATGGCTATTATGCTGACGCCAGCCGTATGTTCATCGTTGGCGGCAAGACTACTCCTGAAAAGGAGCAGCTGGTTCGCGTAGCCAAGGAATGCCTGGAAATCGGTATGGAGGTTGCCAAGCCATACTCGTTCGTAGGTGATATCGGTCATGCTATCGAGAAGCATTGCAAGAAGTATGGTTATGGTGTGGTTCGCGATCTTTGCGGTCATGGCGTAGGTTGCCAGTTCCATGAAGAGCCTGAGGTTCTTCACTATGGTCATAGAGGCACTGGCATGCTGCTCGTTCCGGGCATGGTATTCACCATCGAGCCAATGATCAACATGGGCACCTGGCAGGTTTTCCTCGATGCGGACGATCCATACGGATGGGAAGTAATCACTGGCGATGAGAAACCATCTGCGCAGTGGGAGCACACGCTTGTGATGACAGAGACAGGTGTGGAGGTTTTGACATATTAA
- a CDS encoding HAD family phosphatase, which translates to MIKTVIFDMGGVIITLDENEAGKRFIELGMKEFAEKMDPYKQVGLNGQLEEGKISEEEYRREVSKKIGREVTFEELQHCWLGYMKEIPERNLVTLRNLKKQGYRVILLSNTNPYVSAWVDSEAFSADGHPIGDYFDAMYRSYEAKYMKPDENFFRYVLSQEQIMPEECLFIDDGPRNCCAASELGLFTYCPQNGEDWCDKIYEHLK; encoded by the coding sequence ATGATTAAAACTGTGATTTTTGATATGGGTGGTGTCATCATCACCCTCGACGAGAATGAGGCAGGCAAACGTTTCATTGAGTTGGGTATGAAGGAGTTTGCGGAGAAGATGGACCCTTATAAGCAGGTTGGCTTAAACGGCCAGCTGGAAGAGGGCAAGATTTCCGAGGAGGAATATCGTCGGGAAGTGAGCAAGAAGATTGGCCGCGAGGTAACCTTCGAGGAACTGCAGCATTGCTGGCTGGGCTACATGAAGGAAATTCCAGAACGCAATCTGGTTACTCTCCGCAATCTTAAGAAGCAGGGCTACCGTGTAATCTTGCTCAGCAATACCAACCCTTATGTATCAGCCTGGGTAGACAGCGAGGCATTCTCTGCCGACGGTCATCCTATCGGCGATTATTTCGATGCGATGTACCGTTCTTATGAGGCAAAGTATATGAAGCCGGATGAGAATTTCTTCCGTTATGTCCTTTCTCAGGAGCAGATCATGCCAGAGGAGTGTCTGTTTATTGATGATGGTCCCCGTAACTGCTGTGCAGCCTCTGAACTGGGACTGTTTACTTATTGTCCGCAGAATGGCGAAGACTGGTGCGATAAGATTTACGAGCATTTGAAGTAA
- the metH gene encoding methionine synthase: MKNLREIVKEKILILDGAMGTEIQKYNLTEEDFRGERFRDLPGMMKGNNDMLNITRPDVISDIYRRYLEAGADIITANTFSCQRISQADYHLENCAREMAFEGARLARIECDKFSTPDKPRFVAGDVGPTNKTCSMSPDVSNPAAREITYDELFTDVCEQVDGLIEGGADVILIETIFDTLNCKAMIDAALTMMKKHGVELPVMISLTVSDLAGRTLSGQTVDAFLASLSPYPIFSVGMNCAFGAPQMKPFIEHMAQVAPYYISAHPNAGLPNEMGEYDETAESMAPQIAEFIDEGIVNIIGGCCGTSPEFIAHYARIAEGKKPHQVVEKPKYMWLSGLDLLQVDDSVHLPVDASRFVNVGERCNVAGSRKFLRLINEKNYEEAIGIARKQVADGAAVVDVNMDDGLLDAKAEMVNFLNMIAAEPDIAKVPVMIDSSKWDVIVAGLKCCQGKCIVNSISLKEGEEVFLSHARDVLRYGAAVVVMCFDEVGQATTFERRIEIAERAYHLLVDKLGMNPLDIIFDPNVLAIATGMEEHDNYAVEFIRATEWIHQNLPGAHVSGGVSNLSFSFRGNTYIREAIHCVFLHHAQQVGMDFGIVNAKARMDYNKIPEEQLQLIEDVVLNRRKGAADELIELAAEIKAQADAAKAAAKAGGVAPKKPAAPEWRKESVEERLKYALRKGITDFLQQDIDEALAKYPHAVNVIEGPLMDGMNLVGELFGKGEMFLPQVVKTARTMKSAVSILQPHIEAEKQGGATTAGKILMATVKGDVHDIGKNIVCVVMSCNNYEIIDLGVMVPAEQIVQKAIDEKVDAIGLSGLITPSLEEMVHVAREMQKAGLRIPIMVGGATTSELHVALKIAPEYDGPVIWVKDASLNAGICARFLNEAECPKFEAELKERYEKLRQNYHEEQAKIASLSEARKNKLELF; encoded by the coding sequence ATGAAGAATTTAAGAGAGATTGTAAAGGAGAAAATTCTGATTCTCGATGGTGCCATGGGTACTGAGATTCAGAAATATAATCTTACAGAAGAAGACTTCAGAGGAGAGCGGTTCCGCGATTTGCCGGGTATGATGAAAGGCAACAACGACATGCTCAACATTACTCGTCCTGATGTGATATCTGATATTTACCGTCGCTACCTGGAGGCTGGTGCCGATATTATTACCGCGAATACTTTTTCGTGCCAGCGCATTTCGCAGGCTGATTATCACCTGGAGAATTGCGCCCGCGAAATGGCATTCGAGGGTGCCCGACTGGCACGTATCGAATGCGATAAGTTTTCTACGCCTGATAAACCACGCTTCGTTGCAGGAGATGTGGGACCAACCAACAAGACTTGCTCCATGAGTCCGGACGTCAGCAATCCTGCCGCCCGCGAGATTACCTACGATGAGCTTTTCACCGATGTATGCGAACAGGTGGACGGACTTATCGAAGGCGGTGCTGACGTGATTCTCATCGAAACCATCTTCGATACACTCAACTGCAAGGCGATGATAGATGCAGCGCTCACCATGATGAAGAAACATGGAGTAGAGTTGCCTGTCATGATCAGTCTTACGGTAAGTGATCTGGCGGGCAGAACGCTCAGCGGTCAGACTGTAGATGCTTTCCTTGCTTCGCTTTCTCCTTATCCTATCTTCTCTGTCGGCATGAACTGCGCCTTTGGTGCTCCTCAGATGAAACCTTTCATCGAACACATGGCTCAGGTTGCACCTTATTATATTAGTGCGCATCCTAATGCCGGTTTGCCTAACGAAATGGGCGAATATGACGAGACAGCCGAATCGATGGCTCCGCAAATAGCCGAATTCATTGATGAAGGCATCGTGAACATCATAGGCGGATGCTGCGGTACAAGTCCTGAATTCATCGCTCATTACGCCCGTATCGCTGAGGGTAAGAAGCCGCATCAAGTGGTGGAGAAACCTAAGTATATGTGGCTCTCGGGATTGGACCTTCTGCAGGTCGATGATTCCGTACATTTGCCGGTTGACGCCAGTCGGTTTGTCAACGTGGGCGAACGCTGTAACGTAGCTGGTAGCAGGAAGTTCCTGCGTTTGATTAACGAAAAGAATTATGAAGAAGCCATCGGTATTGCCAGAAAGCAAGTGGCTGATGGAGCAGCTGTCGTTGACGTGAATATGGACGATGGTTTGCTTGATGCGAAAGCCGAAATGGTTAACTTCCTGAATATGATTGCTGCCGAACCGGACATTGCGAAGGTTCCGGTGATGATCGACTCTTCCAAATGGGACGTCATCGTGGCTGGCTTGAAGTGCTGCCAGGGCAAGTGTATTGTCAATTCCATCAGTTTGAAGGAGGGTGAGGAAGTATTCCTTTCTCATGCCCGCGATGTGTTGCGCTATGGTGCAGCCGTTGTTGTGATGTGTTTTGATGAGGTTGGTCAGGCTACCACTTTCGAGCGCCGCATCGAGATAGCAGAACGTGCTTATCATCTTCTGGTAGACAAGTTGGGCATGAATCCGCTCGATATCATCTTCGACCCGAACGTACTTGCCATAGCTACCGGTATGGAGGAGCATGATAATTATGCCGTTGAGTTCATCCGTGCAACGGAGTGGATTCATCAGAATCTGCCTGGCGCACATGTCAGCGGAGGTGTCAGCAATCTCTCTTTCTCATTCCGTGGCAATACTTACATCCGTGAGGCTATCCATTGTGTTTTCCTGCATCATGCCCAGCAGGTAGGTATGGATTTTGGTATTGTAAATGCCAAAGCCAGAATGGATTACAATAAAATTCCTGAAGAACAGCTTCAGCTCATCGAGGATGTGGTGCTGAATAGGAGAAAAGGTGCTGCAGATGAACTCATCGAGCTTGCGGCAGAGATAAAAGCCCAGGCTGATGCTGCCAAGGCTGCAGCTAAGGCAGGCGGTGTTGCTCCCAAGAAACCGGCTGCTCCTGAATGGCGAAAGGAGAGTGTGGAAGAACGTCTGAAGTATGCGCTGCGCAAGGGAATCACCGATTTCCTGCAGCAGGATATTGACGAAGCACTTGCCAAATATCCTCATGCAGTAAACGTAATTGAGGGTCCTCTGATGGACGGCATGAACTTGGTTGGCGAACTTTTTGGAAAAGGCGAAATGTTCTTGCCGCAGGTTGTCAAGACGGCTCGCACGATGAAATCGGCAGTTTCTATCCTTCAGCCTCATATCGAGGCAGAAAAACAGGGTGGAGCAACAACTGCCGGCAAGATTCTGATGGCAACCGTGAAGGGCGATGTTCATGATATCGGAAAGAACATCGTCTGCGTGGTTATGTCATGTAACAATTACGAAATCATCGACTTAGGTGTGATGGTTCCAGCCGAACAGATTGTACAGAAAGCTATCGATGAAAAAGTAGATGCAATCGGTTTGAGCGGACTTATCACCCCTTCGCTTGAAGAAATGGTTCATGTGGCCAGAGAAATGCAGAAAGCTGGTTTGCGCATTCCTATCATGGTAGGTGGGGCAACGACGAGCGAACTGCATGTGGCTCTGAAGATTGCGCCTGAATATGACGGACCGGTTATCTGGGTGAAGGACGCATCGCTCAATGCCGGAATATGTGCCCGCTTCCTCAACGAGGCTGAATGTCCTAAGTTTGAGGCGGAACTGAAGGAACGCTACGAGAAACTTCGCCAGAACTATCACGAAGAGCAGGCTAAGATAGCCTCGCTCTCAGAGGCTAGAAAGAACAAGCTGGAGCTGTTCTGA
- the smpB gene encoding SsrA-binding protein SmpB: MNKQEQELRKKSPIQIRNKKASFEYFFVDTYTAGIVLTGTEIKSIRGGKASLVDCYCDFYQGELWVKGMNISPYFYGSFSNHEARRDRKLLLTKRELRRLEEDSKQPGFTIVPTLIFIDNHGRAKVDIALCKGKKEYDKRQTLKEKEDRREMDRAIKHF, from the coding sequence ATGAACAAGCAAGAACAGGAACTCCGTAAGAAGAGTCCGATACAGATACGCAACAAGAAGGCTTCGTTCGAGTACTTCTTCGTTGATACTTATACCGCAGGCATTGTGCTTACGGGAACAGAGATTAAGTCAATCCGTGGCGGAAAGGCTTCGCTGGTAGATTGTTATTGCGATTTCTATCAGGGCGAACTTTGGGTCAAGGGAATGAACATCTCTCCTTATTTTTATGGTTCTTTCAGCAATCATGAGGCTCGCCGCGACCGCAAGCTTCTTCTCACCAAGCGCGAATTGCGCCGTCTTGAAGAGGACAGCAAGCAGCCTGGTTTCACCATTGTTCCAACCCTCATATTTATCGATAATCACGGTAGAGCCAAGGTGGATATTGCCCTCTGTAAGGGAAAGAAGGAGTATGACAAGCGCCAGACTCTGAAAGAAAAGGAAGACAGAAGAGAGATGGATAGAGCAATCAAGCACTTTTAG
- a CDS encoding DMP19 family protein, which translates to MIEVKINDAKLQQAAEAGMDEFVKAFVDAIREAIGGELTAETMAQLNSDQITLLAWDILHEEMMDGGMVQLIHNGYGAFLWKNPTDKAFKNWGLTELAKLIKKSHFLYKTNHEEIERDLTDEEFMALYEKFPEFDDFDDEFVENEEEWTSKVAFYIDDHIDNFCEIVKS; encoded by the coding sequence ATGATCGAAGTAAAGATAAACGATGCCAAGCTTCAGCAGGCTGCCGAGGCGGGCATGGATGAATTTGTAAAGGCTTTCGTGGACGCTATCCGCGAAGCGATTGGTGGTGAACTGACTGCCGAAACCATGGCGCAGCTCAACAGCGACCAGATTACTCTTCTGGCTTGGGATATCCTGCATGAGGAGATGATGGATGGCGGAATGGTTCAGCTCATACATAACGGTTACGGTGCTTTCCTCTGGAAGAACCCTACCGACAAGGCGTTTAAAAACTGGGGATTGACAGAACTCGCCAAACTCATCAAGAAGAGTCATTTCCTGTATAAAACAAACCATGAGGAGATTGAGCGCGACCTGACCGATGAGGAGTTTATGGCGCTCTACGAAAAATTTCCTGAGTTTGATGATTTTGACGATGAGTTCGTTGAGAACGAAGAAGAGTGGACCAGCAAGGTTGCCTTCTACATCGATGATCATATTGACAATTTCTGCGAAATTGTCAAAAGTTAA
- a CDS encoding iron-sulfur cluster assembly scaffold protein encodes MIYSKEVDNMCVVAKGPNHGPAPIPEEGKWIQAKEIKDISGYTHGVGWCAPQQGACKLSLNIKEGVIQEALVETIGCTGMTHSAAMASEILPGKTILEALNTDLVCDAINTAMRELFLQIVYGRSQSAFSEGGLVIGAGLEDLGKGLRSQTGTLYGTVAKGTRYLELTEGYITKQFLDKDSQVCGYEYVHLGKMMEAIKNGMDANEAVKKFTGSYGRTTAEQGVVKAIDPRKE; translated from the coding sequence ATGATCTATTCTAAAGAAGTAGACAACATGTGCGTTGTCGCTAAGGGTCCTAACCACGGACCAGCTCCAATTCCTGAAGAGGGAAAATGGATTCAGGCAAAAGAGATCAAAGACATCTCTGGTTATACTCACGGTGTGGGTTGGTGTGCTCCTCAGCAGGGTGCTTGCAAGCTCTCTTTGAACATCAAGGAAGGCGTTATTCAGGAGGCTCTTGTTGAGACTATCGGTTGTACTGGTATGACTCACTCAGCTGCTATGGCTTCTGAGATTCTCCCAGGCAAGACTATTCTTGAGGCTTTGAACACTGACCTCGTATGCGATGCTATCAATACAGCTATGCGCGAGCTCTTCCTCCAGATTGTTTATGGTCGTAGCCAGAGCGCTTTCTCTGAGGGCGGTCTCGTTATCGGTGCAGGTCTTGAGGACTTGGGTAAGGGTCTTCGTTCACAGACTGGTACTCTCTATGGTACTGTAGCTAAGGGTACACGTTACCTCGAGTTGACAGAGGGTTACATCACAAAGCAGTTCCTCGATAAGGACAGCCAGGTTTGTGGTTATGAGTATGTTCACCTCGGCAAGATGATGGAAGCTATCAAGAACGGTATGGACGCTAACGAGGCTGTCAAGAAGTTCACAGGTAGCTACGGTCGTACAACTGCTGAGCAGGGTGTTGTTAAAGCAATTGATCCACGTAAAGAATAA
- a CDS encoding GGGtGRT protein has protein sequence MIRKVSYESQERREKQVLAALNANGIQSLEEANQICEDAGVDPYQMCEDTQRICFENAKWAYVAGAAIAIKKGAKTAADAAEAIGIGLQAFCIPGSVADDRKVGLGHGNLAARLLREETQCFAFLAGHESFAAAEGAIKIAEMANKVRKNPLRVILNGLGKDAAQIISRINGFTYVQTKFDYYTGELKVVNRIAYSDGPRAKVNCYGADDVREGVAINWSEDVDVSITGNSTNPTRFQHPVAGTYKKERIAAGKPYFSVASGGGTGRTLHPDNMAAGPASYGMTDTMGRMHSDAQFAGSSSVPAHVEMMGFLGMGNNPMVGATVAIAVAIDLAINKK, from the coding sequence ATGATTAGAAAAGTAAGTTACGAAAGTCAGGAACGTCGCGAGAAGCAGGTTCTTGCTGCTCTTAATGCTAACGGTATTCAGAGCTTGGAAGAGGCTAATCAAATCTGCGAGGACGCAGGTGTTGACCCTTATCAGATGTGTGAAGATACTCAGCGTATCTGCTTCGAGAACGCTAAGTGGGCGTATGTAGCTGGTGCTGCTATCGCTATCAAGAAAGGTGCTAAGACTGCTGCTGACGCAGCTGAGGCTATCGGTATCGGTTTGCAGGCTTTCTGCATCCCTGGTTCTGTAGCTGACGACCGTAAGGTTGGTCTCGGTCACGGTAACTTGGCTGCTCGTTTGCTCCGTGAGGAGACTCAGTGCTTCGCTTTCTTGGCTGGTCACGAGTCTTTCGCTGCTGCTGAGGGTGCTATCAAGATTGCTGAGATGGCAAACAAGGTTCGCAAGAACCCATTGCGCGTTATCTTGAACGGTCTTGGTAAGGATGCTGCTCAGATTATCAGCCGCATCAACGGTTTCACATACGTACAGACAAAGTTCGACTACTATACAGGTGAGTTGAAGGTTGTTAACCGCATCGCTTACAGCGACGGTCCACGTGCTAAGGTTAACTGCTATGGCGCTGACGACGTTCGCGAGGGTGTTGCTATCAACTGGAGCGAAGATGTAGACGTATCAATCACTGGTAACTCTACAAACCCTACACGTTTCCAGCACCCAGTAGCTGGTACGTACAAGAAGGAGCGTATTGCTGCTGGTAAGCCATACTTCTCAGTAGCTTCTGGTGGTGGTACAGGCCGTACTTTGCACCCAGATAACATGGCTGCAGGTCCTGCTTCTTACGGTATGACTGATACTATGGGTCGTATGCACTCAGACGCTCAGTTCGCAGGTTCTTCTTCAGTTCCTGCTCACGTAGAGATGATGGGCTTCCTCGGTATGGGTAACAACCCTATGGTAGGTGCTACTGTTGCTATCGCTGTAGCTATCGACCTCGCTATCAACAAGAAGTAA
- a CDS encoding 30S ribosomal protein S16, producing MATKIRLQRGGRKSYAFYSIVIADVRAPRDGKFTEKIGTFNPNTNPATVDLNFERALYWVETGAQPTDTVRNILKGEGVYLMKHLKGGVKKGAFDDAEAQKRFDAWKNSKDAKISAVREGDAKAKKEAAAKELEAEKKMNEAIAKKVADKKAAAAAAEAEAAEEAPAEEAPAEA from the coding sequence ATGGCAACAAAAATCAGATTGCAGCGCGGCGGTCGTAAGAGCTATGCTTTCTACAGCATCGTAATCGCTGACGTTAGAGCACCACGTGATGGTAAATTTACTGAGAAGATTGGTACTTTCAACCCTAACACCAATCCAGCTACTGTAGATTTGAATTTCGAGCGCGCACTCTACTGGGTAGAGACTGGTGCACAGCCAACAGACACAGTTCGCAACATCCTCAAGGGCGAGGGCGTTTACTTGATGAAGCACCTCAAGGGTGGCGTTAAGAAGGGCGCATTCGACGATGCTGAGGCTCAGAAGCGTTTCGACGCTTGGAAGAATAGCAAGGACGCTAAGATTTCTGCTGTTCGCGAGGGCGATGCTAAGGCAAAGAAGGAAGCTGCTGCTAAGGAGCTCGAGGCTGAGAAGAAGATGAACGAGGCAATCGCTAAGAAGGTAGCTGACAAGAAGGCTGCTGCAGCTGCTGCTGAGGCAGAGGCTGCTGAGGAAGCTCCTGCAGAGGAGGCTCCAGCTGAGGCTTAA